A window of the Dyadobacter pollutisoli genome harbors these coding sequences:
- a CDS encoding CDP-glycerol glycerophosphotransferase family protein: MRPIVLLLGVSGLTRIILVYLRKIILYFTRHSDQLRKLDHYHFGGVISTSPLDIRENKVVNFLKTRGIGSMAMIISWDNLTSKGVINADHDYILVWNQFMADEYERFYSIFRPQKSKVCITGIPRFDIYFRNQCQRSTSDFRLKFKIEPLDKVILFATSASKHFPNQILIVNDLIEYTRRRANVKVIVRCHPADRFEHYRPFHFEKSIIVWQPENLRCSTPDIFSRWIPRIDFLETLSSMIKISDVCVQVASTIRLDAAACDKPVISIAYDGPRLLPYSQSVKRLYDYSHQVPLNRLKMDQMVYNKSQLFASLDKTLNGNCHTDYKSLARPFIHYSEPKSVDSVIQNVQAWLG; encoded by the coding sequence ATGCGGCCAATCGTTCTCCTGTTGGGCGTTTCGGGACTGACCAGAATCATTTTAGTCTATCTCAGAAAGATCATCCTTTACTTCACCAGACACTCCGATCAACTTAGAAAACTTGATCACTATCATTTTGGAGGCGTTATTTCAACATCTCCTCTTGACATCAGGGAGAACAAAGTTGTCAATTTCCTTAAAACCCGGGGAATTGGTTCAATGGCAATGATCATTAGCTGGGACAATCTCACATCCAAAGGAGTTATCAATGCCGATCACGACTACATTCTGGTCTGGAATCAATTCATGGCCGACGAGTACGAGCGATTTTATTCTATTTTCAGGCCTCAAAAATCAAAAGTATGCATTACAGGCATACCAAGGTTTGACATCTACTTTCGGAATCAATGTCAAAGGTCGACAAGCGATTTCAGGCTGAAATTTAAAATTGAGCCGTTGGATAAAGTGATACTGTTTGCCACCAGCGCAAGCAAGCATTTCCCAAATCAAATACTGATAGTCAATGATTTGATAGAATACACACGTCGTAGGGCAAATGTAAAAGTGATCGTAAGGTGTCATCCTGCCGATCGGTTTGAACACTACCGGCCATTCCATTTTGAAAAATCGATTATCGTTTGGCAACCCGAAAATTTACGTTGCTCCACGCCTGACATATTTTCTCGTTGGATCCCTCGTATCGATTTTCTGGAAACCTTGTCCTCCATGATAAAGATCTCTGACGTGTGCGTCCAGGTGGCATCCACAATACGCCTCGATGCTGCTGCCTGTGACAAACCCGTGATCAGCATAGCATACGATGGCCCGAGGCTTCTCCCCTATTCTCAATCTGTAAAACGACTTTACGATTATTCCCACCAGGTTCCCCTGAACCGTCTGAAAATGGATCAAATGGTTTACAACAAGTCACAACTTTTTGCTTCCCTGGATAAAACCCTGAACGGGAACTGTCATACTGACTACAAATCGCTTGCAAGACCATTCATTCATTACTCCGAGCCAAAATCAGTTGACTCTGTAATACAAAATGTTCAGGCATGGCTAGGTTAA
- a CDS encoding O-antigen ligase family protein: MARLILEIGVKMIISLLLVLLVVSLFSDTLIVGESAFQSVIVFAFYTYCAISLFVYSEHKLFHVLSLPIFTQFIHLFQKYNFPAGANSIWRLLPFMILDLYFINYFFTKNISLSVSQKLFLVSWITFHAFFLTISPNLDRIILGGFVLFLLTLPMYFLYLKITMEALDFRPAIELYLCLLYITLGLGTFGLVVAGSGYKGSDNLLATRNISDTNVTMAYFILLWPFALLYSDRNRLAVLPLLLLFGIFAGVVIFSFSRGAVLIIVPYLLISMVLVSNLTRLRWVISTATLIALFAPDLFHFLENEDLAYFWQLRFGNIMSASSALAKLQETSGRAEIHAIAYQLFLKSPLLGHGIGSFEILGPGYREAHSLFYTLLAEQGMIGVLYMYMTFAGLGVSLFSVYKKGRKYALLVTSFIFYLLFNHTVGSVFVIIPGKSVTINCIAPILLLSLYFYAKSLNIHSNSVRQDG, from the coding sequence ATGGCTAGGTTAATTCTGGAAATCGGTGTAAAAATGATCATTTCGCTCTTGCTTGTCCTACTAGTCGTAAGCCTGTTTTCCGACACGCTCATTGTTGGTGAAAGCGCTTTCCAAAGTGTAATTGTATTTGCATTTTATACCTATTGTGCCATTTCCCTGTTCGTTTACTCGGAGCACAAATTATTTCATGTATTAAGCCTCCCCATTTTCACACAGTTCATACATCTTTTTCAAAAATATAATTTTCCGGCGGGAGCTAACTCCATCTGGCGTCTGCTGCCTTTTATGATTCTGGACTTATACTTTATCAACTATTTTTTTACAAAAAATATATCGTTGAGTGTCTCTCAAAAGCTGTTTCTAGTCTCCTGGATAACTTTCCATGCGTTTTTCCTCACTATATCGCCAAATCTCGACAGGATTATTTTGGGTGGTTTCGTGCTGTTCTTACTCACCTTACCGATGTATTTTCTCTATTTGAAAATTACTATGGAAGCCCTGGATTTCAGGCCAGCCATCGAGCTTTACCTCTGCCTGCTCTACATAACCCTCGGACTCGGCACATTCGGACTAGTCGTTGCAGGGTCGGGCTACAAAGGTTCCGATAACCTGTTAGCTACCAGGAACATTTCGGATACCAATGTAACTATGGCCTATTTTATATTACTCTGGCCATTTGCCCTGTTGTATTCGGATCGAAACCGTTTGGCTGTACTGCCGCTATTGCTTCTCTTCGGAATTTTCGCAGGTGTGGTTATTTTTTCATTTTCACGTGGGGCGGTGCTTATTATAGTACCCTACCTTCTCATTTCAATGGTTTTAGTTAGCAATCTCACCAGACTTAGGTGGGTCATTTCGACTGCAACACTCATCGCGCTGTTCGCTCCTGACCTTTTCCATTTTCTTGAAAATGAGGATCTCGCCTATTTCTGGCAGTTACGTTTTGGCAATATAATGTCAGCTTCTTCTGCCCTGGCAAAGCTGCAGGAAACCAGCGGCCGGGCCGAAATCCACGCCATAGCTTATCAGTTATTTCTTAAAAGCCCTCTTTTAGGACATGGTATTGGAAGTTTCGAAATCCTGGGACCTGGATACCGTGAAGCACATTCACTATTTTATACGCTCTTAGCAGAACAAGGAATGATCGGAGTACTATATATGTACATGACGTTTGCCGGACTGGGAGTTTCCCTGTTTTCAGTTTACAAAAAAGGCAGAAAATACGCATTGCTAGTGACCAGCTTCATTTTTTATCTGCTATTCAATCACACAGTCGGCAGCGTGTTCGTGATCATTCCAGGCAAAAGTGTCACCATTAACTGCATTGCTCCCATCCTGCTGCTATCTCTGTACTTCTATGCTAAAAGTTTAAACATCCATTCAAATTCTGTTCGTCAAGATGGGTAA
- a CDS encoding TerC family protein, with amino-acid sequence MEALLTTDALISLLTLTLLEVVLGIDNVIFITIVSGKLPADQRKKAQNQGLLIALLLRVALLFAISWVIGLKEDLLTLFGHGFSGRDLILLGGGLFLLYSTTKEIHHKLEGETEELPSDNTPKKGALTFGNALVQIALLNIIFSFDSVLTAVGLVKEVPIMIAAVVASTFIMIAFAAKIGDFVNNHPSIKILALSFLLMIGTLLVAEAFHYEIPKGYAYFAMAFSFLVELLNMRLDKNAKGPVKLRDRIN; translated from the coding sequence ATGGAGGCCTTGCTTACGACTGACGCTCTGATCAGTTTATTGACCCTTACACTTTTGGAAGTAGTACTGGGCATTGATAACGTAATTTTTATCACTATTGTTTCAGGAAAGCTCCCTGCTGACCAACGAAAAAAAGCGCAAAACCAGGGATTGCTCATTGCATTGTTGCTGCGGGTCGCATTATTATTTGCCATTTCGTGGGTTATTGGCCTGAAAGAGGATCTTTTGACACTTTTTGGCCACGGCTTCAGCGGACGCGATTTAATACTGTTAGGCGGCGGACTTTTTCTTTTATATAGTACTACCAAAGAAATTCACCACAAACTGGAAGGCGAAACAGAGGAGTTACCTTCCGATAATACGCCAAAAAAAGGTGCATTGACCTTTGGGAATGCACTGGTCCAAATCGCTCTTTTGAACATCATTTTCTCTTTTGACTCTGTTCTGACTGCCGTGGGGTTAGTGAAAGAAGTTCCGATTATGATCGCGGCGGTAGTAGCGTCTACATTTATCATGATCGCATTTGCCGCCAAAATCGGTGATTTTGTAAATAATCACCCTTCCATTAAAATTTTAGCGCTATCATTTTTGTTAATGATCGGTACCTTGTTGGTAGCAGAAGCGTTCCACTACGAAATTCCGAAGGGATACGCCTATTTTGCCATGGCATTCTCGTTTCTCGTGGAATTACTGAATATGCGATTGGATAAAAACGCAAAAGGGCCTGTTAAACTGCGTGACCGTATCAATTGA
- the dnaG gene encoding DNA primase yields MRINPETVERIKQTADIVEVVGDFVSLKKKGANYSACCPFHNEKTPSFNVNPSRQIYKCFGCGAAGDSIKFVMDVDGIGYGEALRYLANKYNIEIEEEELTDEEAVRQNERESLYIILNFAKNFYQQQLHESEEGQAIGLSYFRERGFTNEIRKKFELGYSLDTWDSFSKEALEKGYSSQILEKAGLLIHKEGSQTAGYDRFRGRVIFPIHNVAGKVIAFGARILKSEKGGGQNQKANQPKYLNSPETDVYHKSEVLYGIFQAKNAIRQQEHCYLVEGYTDVISLHQAGIENVVASSGTSLTVEQIRLIGRFTPNITILYDGDIAGIKAALRGLDLVLEEGLNVNVVLFPDGDDPDSYVRKVGAEAFKAHLKKASKDFITFKTEILLQDAGNDPFRLAAVIGEVVQSIVKIPDAIKRQVFFHRTSEMMKVDEQMLITEGNKLLRKLHTQKPQERGTRQTAASEASNDLDAMLSGFRQDSHDMPPDLFAPESEEPETPQRSKLYYQEEAFIRLLVTYGTRELEPTITVCQYVLGQIEGIDFNDTILHHLLTLFRENFSRGYVLPTDYFKNHHESEIRNMTIDWLTVKYELSELWKDKHEIIVPTETDVLDKTSFSYILRLKKAFVEEKMKRCLQEAVHAKSEEEQTKIMSEFMFYKGVSMAAAKELGSVIG; encoded by the coding sequence ATGCGCATTAATCCCGAAACCGTTGAACGGATCAAACAAACAGCCGACATTGTGGAGGTTGTGGGGGATTTTGTGTCTCTTAAAAAAAAGGGCGCTAATTATTCAGCCTGCTGTCCTTTTCATAACGAGAAAACGCCGTCGTTTAACGTCAACCCTTCCAGGCAGATTTACAAATGCTTCGGATGTGGTGCCGCAGGAGACTCGATCAAGTTTGTAATGGACGTCGACGGCATTGGTTACGGAGAAGCATTGCGCTACCTGGCCAATAAATATAACATTGAAATAGAAGAAGAGGAGCTTACCGACGAGGAGGCTGTACGCCAAAATGAGCGGGAAAGCCTTTATATCATCCTAAACTTTGCTAAAAACTTTTATCAGCAACAGCTGCACGAAAGCGAGGAAGGGCAAGCAATTGGATTAAGTTATTTTCGTGAACGAGGTTTTACAAACGAAATCAGGAAGAAGTTCGAACTTGGTTATAGTCTGGATACCTGGGACTCTTTTTCCAAGGAAGCATTAGAAAAAGGTTACTCATCACAAATACTTGAAAAAGCCGGGCTGCTTATTCATAAAGAAGGTAGTCAGACGGCTGGTTACGACCGTTTCAGAGGTCGTGTCATTTTTCCGATCCATAATGTTGCAGGAAAAGTAATCGCTTTCGGGGCACGCATTCTGAAATCCGAGAAAGGCGGGGGGCAGAACCAAAAAGCGAACCAGCCAAAGTATCTCAATTCGCCGGAAACCGATGTTTACCATAAAAGTGAAGTACTTTATGGAATATTTCAAGCCAAAAATGCGATACGCCAGCAGGAGCATTGCTATCTGGTAGAAGGTTATACCGACGTTATTTCCCTGCATCAGGCTGGCATCGAAAACGTAGTAGCGTCCTCGGGAACTTCGCTCACCGTTGAGCAGATACGACTGATCGGACGATTTACACCCAATATCACAATTCTTTATGACGGCGACATTGCGGGGATAAAAGCTGCATTGCGGGGACTCGACCTGGTGTTGGAGGAAGGCTTGAATGTAAACGTCGTTCTTTTCCCTGATGGAGATGATCCGGATAGTTACGTTCGCAAGGTAGGTGCTGAGGCCTTCAAGGCCCATTTAAAAAAGGCGTCAAAGGACTTTATCACTTTTAAAACTGAGATTCTTTTACAGGACGCGGGCAATGATCCATTCAGGCTCGCGGCGGTGATAGGCGAAGTTGTACAAAGCATTGTCAAGATACCTGATGCGATAAAGAGGCAGGTTTTCTTTCACCGCACATCAGAAATGATGAAGGTGGATGAGCAAATGCTTATCACCGAAGGCAACAAGCTACTCCGGAAATTACATACTCAGAAACCTCAGGAACGAGGTACCCGGCAAACAGCGGCATCAGAGGCCTCCAATGACCTGGACGCAATGCTCAGCGGCTTCCGTCAGGATAGCCACGACATGCCGCCCGATTTGTTCGCCCCTGAATCCGAAGAACCGGAAACACCCCAGCGGAGCAAGCTATACTATCAGGAAGAGGCTTTTATCAGGTTGCTCGTGACTTATGGAACCAGGGAATTGGAGCCAACTATAACGGTATGTCAGTATGTACTCGGCCAGATTGAGGGTATAGATTTCAATGACACCATTTTACATCATTTGCTGACATTGTTTCGGGAAAATTTCAGCAGAGGCTATGTCCTGCCGACGGATTATTTCAAAAATCATCATGAATCTGAAATAAGAAACATGACAATTGATTGGCTTACAGTAAAATACGAGCTAAGCGAGTTATGGAAAGATAAACATGAGATCATTGTTCCTACTGAAACAGACGTACTCGACAAGACATCATTCAGCTACATTCTCAGACTAAAAAAAGCGTTTGTTGAAGAAAAAATGAAACGCTGCCTGCAAGAAGCAGTTCATGCAAAATCAGAGGAGGAGCAGACGAAGATCATGAGCGAATTTATGTTCTATAAAGGTGTTAGCATGGCTGCCGCGAAAGAACTGGGCAGCGTTATCGGATAA
- a CDS encoding DUF4136 domain-containing protein gives MKNRLPLLFVVTVLLMAGCNSSYKILKPKQEDNFKLSDYATFGFYDLEASGDTIPQNFEKNTTIIKEAIAKNLLARGLDEARDANLKINIALSVKEQLQTRQTDFRTDGLPRYMGQRRYSWKSEEVVVGKYREGTLMIDLVDAVNNKMVWQGGSTGIIPEKSSNFEAQVNQVVKEIIDKIPR, from the coding sequence ATGAAAAACCGCCTGCCTTTACTTTTTGTCGTGACAGTCCTATTGATGGCTGGCTGCAACTCTTCCTACAAAATTCTTAAACCGAAGCAGGAGGATAATTTCAAGCTTTCGGATTACGCTACTTTTGGATTTTATGATTTGGAAGCAAGTGGCGACACAATCCCTCAGAATTTTGAGAAAAATACCACCATCATCAAAGAAGCTATTGCTAAAAATTTGCTAGCCAGAGGCTTGGACGAAGCCAGGGATGCTAATTTGAAAATTAACATCGCACTATCGGTGAAAGAACAGCTTCAAACCAGGCAAACTGATTTCAGGACCGACGGCTTACCAAGATACATGGGCCAGCGGCGTTACTCATGGAAAAGCGAAGAAGTAGTGGTCGGCAAATACCGCGAAGGCACATTGATGATCGACCTCGTGGATGCAGTGAACAACAAAATGGTGTGGCAAGGAGGAAGCACCGGCATCATTCCTGAAAAGAGCAGTAATTTCGAGGCACAAGTCAACCAGGTCGTTAAAGAGATTATAGACAAAATTCCAAGGTAG
- a CDS encoding YtxH domain-containing protein, giving the protein MNKNQKFLIGSIGALLTGIAIGLLVAPKNGKETRKLIKHKANDLGGSAKDKYEKSLEELSVLADKLKDGFLKNVSTVKEKAGSVADNVNERVRSTVNNNA; this is encoded by the coding sequence ATGAACAAGAACCAAAAATTTTTGATAGGCTCAATAGGCGCATTGTTGACTGGTATTGCTATCGGTCTTTTGGTTGCTCCTAAAAATGGAAAGGAAACGCGCAAGCTGATTAAGCACAAAGCGAATGACCTGGGTGGAAGCGCCAAAGACAAATACGAAAAAAGCCTCGAAGAATTATCTGTTTTGGCTGATAAACTGAAAGATGGCTTTTTGAAAAATGTAAGTACAGTCAAAGAAAAAGCAGGCTCAGTCGCAGACAATGTGAACGAGAGAGTACGCAGCACAGTTAACAATAATGCATAA
- a CDS encoding WD40/YVTN/BNR-like repeat-containing protein, whose translation MPPYPFVTPFRSNGNFWIILVAILLSIPEKTSAQWKILDINTKINMRAVHAVSPTICWIGGTRGTVLKTVNGGKSWTTFKVPGADSLDFRDIHAFDKQTAIAMSAGLAQADKAKIYRTADGGESWVLVYQSTQNGVFLDGIDFWDTNKGICMGDPVEGKLFILTTDDGGKSWQELALEKRPATEPGEASFAASGTSILATGKSSVYVGTGGGKKARVFRSEDFGQTWDVSATPLPAGPTSGIFGLRFWSKKNGIAVGGDYKRTTDSTQNVLTTEDGGITWKLVSMTKPTGLKECVDIYHKTNATWNGDTQIRSDNYALISTGPSGSSFSLDRGKTWSVLGTDGFHAASFVGNVGYAVGGNGLIGKIEKIPTKKRKRKLAFVDQ comes from the coding sequence GTGCCACCTTACCCATTTGTTACTCCTTTTCGATCCAACGGCAACTTTTGGATTATCCTGGTCGCTATCCTGCTGTCAATCCCTGAAAAGACGTCAGCACAATGGAAGATTCTTGACATTAATACCAAGATCAATATGCGTGCGGTACACGCTGTTTCACCGACTATATGCTGGATCGGCGGGACACGCGGAACGGTACTAAAAACTGTCAATGGCGGAAAAAGCTGGACAACCTTTAAAGTCCCGGGTGCAGATTCACTGGATTTCCGTGACATTCATGCTTTCGACAAACAAACTGCGATTGCGATGAGTGCCGGACTAGCGCAGGCCGACAAGGCGAAGATTTATCGTACAGCGGACGGCGGAGAGTCCTGGGTGCTTGTGTACCAATCTACACAAAATGGGGTTTTTCTGGATGGAATCGACTTTTGGGATACAAACAAAGGAATATGTATGGGTGACCCTGTGGAGGGAAAACTGTTTATACTTACCACTGATGACGGCGGAAAAAGCTGGCAGGAACTCGCCCTGGAAAAGCGTCCGGCCACTGAGCCCGGTGAGGCTTCATTTGCTGCCAGCGGAACTTCTATCCTCGCAACTGGAAAAAGCAGTGTATATGTAGGTACTGGTGGTGGGAAAAAAGCGCGGGTATTCCGCTCCGAAGATTTTGGGCAGACGTGGGACGTATCGGCGACACCACTACCTGCTGGCCCGACCAGCGGTATTTTCGGGCTAAGATTTTGGTCAAAAAAAAATGGGATCGCTGTGGGTGGCGACTACAAAAGGACTACCGACTCCACACAAAATGTGCTGACGACCGAAGATGGCGGCATAACCTGGAAACTGGTTAGCATGACAAAACCAACCGGTCTCAAAGAATGTGTCGATATTTACCACAAAACCAATGCGACCTGGAATGGTGACACACAAATACGATCAGACAACTATGCATTAATATCGACAGGGCCGTCAGGCAGCAGCTTTTCTCTCGATCGCGGTAAAACGTGGAGCGTACTGGGAACCGACGGCTTCCACGCCGCCAGCTTCGTCGGGAACGTTGGCTATGCAGTCGGTGGTAACGGATTAATTGGCAAAATAGAAAAGATCCCTACCAAAAAGCGCAAACGAAAACTGGCGTTTGTTGATCAGTAA
- a CDS encoding YpdA family putative bacillithiol disulfide reductase, producing MHIYDVIVIGGGPCGLAMGVELAKSGQDYLILEKGNLTESIRRYPRRMKFFSTAENIEIGGIPFAISEVKANRTEALQYYRKVAGYFHLNFKLFIDVDRTEKQPDGTFLTYSNDGQVFQSKNVVLATGYFDVPRMLNVPGESLAHVSHYYDEPFKYSFTNVVLVGGSNSSVEAALELYRHDAHVTIVHKEADFRTKVKYWLVPDVKNRVKEGKIHTRFNSITKAIEPGRIQIENIETGETEWLPADFVFLLVGYLPDEHLLARCGVFLDPVTKVPTFDSETFETNVPGLYLCGTVMAGVFTEKVFIENGRDHAAAIADHLAGREVRKVKELIDRI from the coding sequence ATGCATATATACGACGTAATTGTTATCGGAGGAGGGCCGTGCGGCCTTGCAATGGGTGTGGAACTTGCCAAAAGCGGGCAGGATTATCTGATTTTGGAAAAAGGGAACCTCACCGAGTCCATCCGACGGTACCCGAGACGTATGAAGTTCTTTTCGACAGCTGAAAATATTGAGATAGGAGGCATTCCTTTCGCGATTTCTGAGGTGAAGGCGAATCGTACCGAAGCCTTACAATATTATCGGAAGGTTGCGGGCTACTTTCATTTGAATTTCAAACTTTTTATAGATGTGGACCGCACGGAAAAGCAGCCTGACGGCACTTTTTTAACGTATTCTAATGACGGGCAGGTTTTTCAATCTAAAAATGTAGTGCTGGCAACCGGCTATTTTGATGTCCCGAGAATGCTGAATGTGCCGGGCGAAAGCTTGGCCCACGTTTCGCATTACTACGACGAACCTTTCAAGTATTCTTTCACCAATGTAGTGCTGGTAGGTGGTTCCAATTCTTCGGTAGAGGCTGCATTGGAATTGTACCGCCACGATGCGCACGTCACTATTGTTCACAAAGAAGCCGATTTCCGTACAAAAGTTAAATATTGGCTGGTACCTGATGTCAAAAACAGGGTGAAGGAGGGTAAGATCCATACCCGGTTCAACAGCATTACAAAAGCCATTGAACCTGGAAGAATACAAATTGAGAATATTGAAACCGGTGAAACAGAGTGGCTGCCTGCGGATTTTGTATTTCTGCTGGTAGGCTATCTGCCCGACGAGCATTTACTGGCACGTTGCGGTGTATTTTTAGACCCGGTTACCAAGGTTCCAACATTTGATTCCGAAACTTTTGAAACCAATGTTCCCGGCCTGTATCTCTGCGGTACCGTCATGGCTGGCGTATTTACGGAAAAGGTTTTTATCGAAAACGGCCGGGATCATGCTGCCGCCATTGCCGATCATCTTGCCGGACGCGAAGTCAGAAAAGTGAAGGAATTGATTGACAGGATCTGA
- a CDS encoding aminodeoxychorismate synthase component I — protein sequence MTDDIRTFAENLNAWGKSKTPFVFLVDYQAQKPKAWKLADVDPTEILFDFNGFSNQLSPEKVELPADLYFHKFPIPFTHYQARFDHVVHNLKAGNSFLVNLSVPTRIETNLSLFEIFRNSEAPYRFWYKNEFVCFSPEIFVRINGNRISSFPMKGTIDASIPDAENVILADHKEAAEHATIVDLIRNDLSMVAKKVWVERYRYIDRLQTNDKTLLQVSSEIAGLLPDDFDGRYGDILLKLLPAGSITGAPKPSTLQIIKDAEGYDRGYYTGVMGYFDGQNFESAVMIRFIENQNGYYIFKSGGGITALSNAQNEYQELIDKVYLPFSHVPHIMF from the coding sequence TTGACAGACGATATCCGGACTTTTGCTGAGAATCTCAATGCATGGGGAAAATCCAAAACTCCTTTTGTGTTTCTTGTTGATTATCAAGCCCAAAAGCCCAAAGCCTGGAAGTTGGCAGATGTCGATCCCACGGAGATCCTTTTTGATTTCAATGGATTTTCAAATCAGCTGTCCCCGGAGAAAGTCGAGCTTCCCGCTGATCTGTATTTTCACAAATTCCCGATTCCCTTTACGCATTATCAGGCTCGATTTGATCATGTAGTCCATAATTTAAAAGCGGGTAATTCATTTTTGGTCAATCTTTCTGTTCCTACGAGAATAGAAACCAATTTAAGTCTTTTTGAAATTTTCAGGAACAGCGAAGCGCCTTATCGATTTTGGTATAAAAATGAATTTGTCTGTTTTTCACCAGAAATATTTGTCAGGATCAATGGAAACCGCATTTCTTCCTTTCCGATGAAAGGTACCATTGATGCTTCCATTCCGGATGCTGAAAACGTGATCCTTGCCGATCACAAAGAAGCGGCCGAGCATGCTACCATTGTTGACCTGATCCGTAATGACCTGAGTATGGTCGCCAAAAAGGTTTGGGTGGAACGATACCGTTACATTGATCGCCTTCAAACCAATGATAAGACATTGTTACAGGTGAGTTCCGAAATCGCAGGCCTGCTTCCCGATGATTTTGATGGCCGGTACGGCGATATACTGTTAAAATTGCTTCCCGCTGGCTCCATTACCGGCGCGCCAAAGCCAAGTACTTTACAGATTATCAAGGATGCCGAAGGTTATGACCGCGGCTACTATACAGGTGTAATGGGTTATTTCGACGGCCAGAATTTTGAGAGCGCCGTGATGATCAGGTTTATTGAAAATCAAAACGGGTACTACATTTTCAAAAGTGGTGGCGGGATTACGGCACTCAGCAATGCACAAAATGAATATCAGGAGTTAATAGATAAAGTTTACCTTCCGTTTAGCCATGTCCCACACATTATGTTTTGA
- a CDS encoding aminotransferase class IV — MSHTLCFETICVENRQLKNLSYHEARLNRTRRELWGYQDHWSLAELIEIPDSIENEMYKCRLAFNEEIDNIKWEPYNRRTIREIQRVYHESIDYSFKYEDRTELNTLFAQRNDADEILIIKKGMVTDSLYCNVAFSDGEQWFTPSTPLLPGTQRAFLLDSGIIQEAEISEADLPKFRWIKLFNAMVSWENAPELAIDTIA, encoded by the coding sequence ATGTCCCACACATTATGTTTTGAAACGATTTGTGTTGAAAATCGTCAGTTGAAAAACCTTTCGTATCACGAGGCAAGGCTTAACAGAACGCGCAGAGAACTTTGGGGCTATCAGGATCATTGGAGCTTGGCGGAACTGATTGAAATTCCGGACAGTATCGAGAACGAAATGTACAAATGTCGGCTCGCCTTCAATGAAGAGATCGACAACATTAAATGGGAGCCTTACAACAGAAGAACGATCCGTGAAATCCAGCGGGTTTATCACGAAAGTATCGACTACTCTTTCAAATACGAAGACAGAACTGAGCTGAACACGCTCTTCGCCCAGCGCAACGACGCAGACGAGATCCTGATCATTAAAAAAGGGATGGTTACCGATTCACTGTACTGCAATGTAGCTTTTTCAGACGGAGAACAATGGTTTACGCCATCTACTCCCCTGCTACCAGGTACCCAACGAGCCTTTTTACTGGATTCGGGAATTATTCAGGAAGCTGAGATTTCCGAAGCTGACCTTCCAAAATTTCGTTGGATTAAGCTTTTTAATGCGATGGTAAGTTGGGAGAATGCGCCTGAGTTGGCCATTGATACCATAGCGTGA
- a CDS encoding type II toxin-antitoxin system RelE/ParE family toxin, with translation MALEIVWTPRALENFHDVIAYLEENWPEQIIKDFVKRTENVLALIADHPQIFRKISENSAIREAVVTKHNLLIYKIYPDQIVLLAMFDTRQHPKKKRMF, from the coding sequence ATGGCTTTAGAGATTGTATGGACGCCGCGGGCATTAGAAAATTTTCATGACGTCATTGCCTATCTTGAAGAAAACTGGCCGGAACAGATCATAAAAGATTTTGTAAAAAGAACTGAAAATGTTTTAGCACTGATTGCAGACCATCCCCAGATATTTCGGAAAATTTCAGAAAATAGTGCTATTCGTGAAGCTGTGGTGACCAAACACAATCTGCTGATCTATAAAATTTACCCCGACCAGATTGTTCTTTTAGCCATGTTTGATACGCGCCAACATCCAAAAAAGAAGAGAATGTTTTAA